A segment of the Mycobacterium intracellulare ATCC 13950 genome:
CCGACCGCGGCTGTCGCGGTCACCGCGCGAGTCACGGCTGTCGCCGGCGCCTTGTCCGCCGGCGGGCTGCTCCGCCATTATGCGGTCCTTCCAGTCGTGTACACGTTCTCAGTCATCAGAATTGCAATCCGTTCTCGCGTGCGGCATCGGCCAGCGCCGCGATCCGTCCGCCGTAGGTGTATCCGCCGCGGTCGAAGACCACGCTGTCGATGCCGGCGGCCTTGGCGCGCTCCGCGATCAGCTGGCCCACCCGCACGCTGCGGGCTTTCTTGTCCCCCTGCAGGCTGCGCACGTCGTCCTCGATCGACGACGCGGCGGCCACCGTGGTCCCGTTCTCGTCGTTGACCAGTTGCACATGAATGTGTCGCGCGGATCGGTTGACCACCAGCCGCGGACGCTGCGGCGTGCCCTCGATCTTCTTGCGCAGCCGGGCGTGCCGGCGCAGCCGAGAGACGCGCCGAGTCGCGGATACGCTCTGCCCCACCGGCTTTCGCGCGGCGGCGCCAGCTTGTGATTGCGCCATGATTACTTACCTGTCTTTCCGACCTTGCGGCGGATCTGCTCGCCCTCGTAGCGCACGCCCTTGCCCTTGTACGGGTCGGGGCGACGCAGACGACGGATGTTCGCCGAGATCTGGCCGACCTTCTGCTTGTCGATCCCGGTGATGGTGAACTTCGTCGGCGACTGCACGGCGAACGTGATGCCGTCGGGCGCCTCGATCACCACGGGATGGCTGTAGCCCAGCGCGAACTCGAGGTTGGAGCCCTTGAGCTGCACGCGGTAACCGACACCGAAGATCTCCATCTTGGTGGTGTAGCCCTGCGTCACGCCGGTGACCAGGTTGGACACCAGGGTGCGCGACAGCCCGTGCAGCGAGCGGTTGCGCCGCTCGTCGTTGGGGCGGGTGACCACGATCGCGCCATCGTCGTTGCGCGCCACGGTGATCGGCTCGGCCACGGTCAGATCCAGCGTGCCCTTGGGGCCTTTCACCGAGACCTTCTGACCGTCGATCGTTACGTCGACTCCGGCGGGAACCGGAACCGGCTGCTTACCAATACGCGACATCTTTTACCCCCTCACCACACGTACGCGAGGACTTCGCCGCCCACGCCCTGTCGGGCTGCCTGGCGGTCGGTCAGCAGGCCCGAGGAGGTGGAGATGATCGCCACTCCCAGGCCGCCGAGCACGCGCGGCAGATTGGTGGATTTCGCGTACACCCGCAGGCCGGGCTTGGACACGCGGCGCAAGCCGGCGATGCTGCGCTCCCGGCTCGGCCCGTACTTGAGCTGAACGATCAGCGACTTGCCGACCCGAGCATCCTCGGTGCGGTAATCGCTGATGTAGCCCTCGCTCTTGAGGATCTGGGCGATGTTCGCCTTGAGCTTCGAGTGCGGCAACGTCACCTCGTCGTGATACGCCGAATTGGCGTTGCGCAGACGTGTCAAGAAGTCTGCGATCGGGTCCGTCATAGTCATCGAGCGCCACTCCTCTTCATCGCTGCGCTCTGCTTCGTCGCTGTCGCAGTCATCGAGCGCCACTCCTCTTCATCGCTGCGCTCTGCTTCGTCGATGTCGCAGTCATGACAGTGTCTGTCACCTTCCTCGCGGTGGTTCCCGGTCCGGGCCTGTCGCGCACTTTTCTGGGTTGGTCTGGGGGTTTGCGCTGTTTACCAGCTGCTCTTTTGCACGCCGGGCAGCTCGCCCGCATGCGCCATCTCGCGCAGGCAGATCCTGCACAGGCCGAATTTGCGGAAGACCGCGCGCGGCCGGCCGCACTTGTTGCAGCGCGTGTAGCCGCGCACCGCGAACTTCGGCTTGCGTGCGGCCTTGTTGACCAGTGCCTTCTTTGCCATTTACTCAGTTCTCCTTGAAGGGAAAGCCGAGGGCCCGCAGCAGCGCTCGTCC
Coding sequences within it:
- the rplF gene encoding 50S ribosomal protein L6, with product MSRIGKQPVPVPAGVDVTIDGQKVSVKGPKGTLDLTVAEPITVARNDDGAIVVTRPNDERRNRSLHGLSRTLVSNLVTGVTQGYTTKMEIFGVGYRVQLKGSNLEFALGYSHPVVIEAPDGITFAVQSPTKFTITGIDKQKVGQISANIRRLRRPDPYKGKGVRYEGEQIRRKVGKTGK
- the rpsH gene encoding 30S ribosomal protein S8, yielding MTMTDPIADFLTRLRNANSAYHDEVTLPHSKLKANIAQILKSEGYISDYRTEDARVGKSLIVQLKYGPSRERSIAGLRRVSKPGLRVYAKSTNLPRVLGGLGVAIISTSSGLLTDRQAARQGVGGEVLAYVW
- the rplR gene encoding 50S ribosomal protein L18, translated to MGQSVSATRRVSRLRRHARLRKKIEGTPQRPRLVVNRSARHIHVQLVNDENGTTVAAASSIEDDVRSLQGDKKARSVRVGQLIAERAKAAGIDSVVFDRGGYTYGGRIAALADAARENGLQF
- a CDS encoding type Z 30S ribosomal protein S14 is translated as MAKKALVNKAARKPKFAVRGYTRCNKCGRPRAVFRKFGLCRICLREMAHAGELPGVQKSSW